In Acidobacteriaceae bacterium, the following are encoded in one genomic region:
- a CDS encoding TetR/AcrR family transcriptional regulator, protein MTRNTSTPAAPPTRKLRADAQRNRERILEVAKEAFKRDGAETSLDDIARNAEVGSGTLYRHFPTREALIEAVYYSEVEKLTNAADRLADQLPPLEALRTWMHVFVDHVAQKTLIIPAMDTVEGGAMRLIGGSRERTHGAFARAIQRAIDSGELRADTEPGDLIRAFVGVFHTTAVPGWEASARRLIDILIAGTRA, encoded by the coding sequence ATGACGAGAAACACCTCAACTCCCGCGGCCCCGCCCACACGTAAGCTACGCGCCGATGCGCAGCGGAACCGTGAGCGCATTCTGGAGGTGGCCAAAGAAGCGTTTAAACGCGACGGAGCTGAGACGAGCCTTGATGACATCGCCCGCAACGCGGAAGTCGGCTCCGGGACGCTTTACCGGCACTTCCCGACGCGTGAGGCGTTGATTGAAGCGGTGTATTACAGCGAGGTAGAGAAGCTGACCAACGCTGCCGACCGCCTGGCCGACCAACTGCCGCCGCTGGAAGCTCTGCGGACGTGGATGCACGTGTTTGTCGATCACGTGGCTCAGAAGACGCTCATCATCCCCGCAATGGATACCGTGGAGGGCGGAGCCATGCGGCTGATCGGAGGCTCGCGCGAGCGCACCCATGGAGCATTCGCGCGGGCCATTCAAAGAGCGATCGACAGCGGAGAGCTGCGCGCCGATACAGAGCCCGGCGACCTGATCCGAGCGTTCGTCGGCGTCTTCCACACCACGGCCGTTCCCGGCTGGGAGGCCAGCGCGCGGCGTCTGATCGACATTTTGATCGCGGGAACACGCGCCTGA
- a CDS encoding SDR family oxidoreductase: protein MRVFVTGATGFIGTELVKELIKAGHQVRGLTRSEEGAEQLKATGAEPHRGTLTDLESLRSGTKDMDAVVHLAFSHDFANFAQNAIDEQHAIDALGSSMEPGKLLVVTSGTGLASGAPGHLRLESDPPAENSHVPRRPEQKAKAFVDKGLRVAVVRLPQVHDTHKQGLVPLLTQLAREKGESAYIGDGSARWAAAPLPAVAELYRRVVEQNGDGYTVYHAVQEEGVSMKEVAETLGKGLNVPVVSITPEQAPAHFGWFAGFAGLDMPASSEWTQKTLGWNPVGPGLIEDLTNMKY from the coding sequence ATGCGTGTATTTGTTACAGGAGCGACCGGTTTTATCGGAACGGAGCTGGTGAAGGAGCTGATTAAGGCTGGCCATCAGGTGCGCGGCCTTACGCGGAGCGAAGAGGGCGCTGAGCAGTTGAAGGCTACCGGAGCGGAACCGCATCGTGGAACGCTCACGGACCTCGAGAGCCTGCGGAGCGGCACGAAGGACATGGATGCGGTTGTCCACCTCGCCTTCAGCCATGACTTCGCCAACTTTGCTCAGAACGCCATCGACGAGCAGCACGCCATCGATGCCCTGGGTTCTTCCATGGAGCCGGGCAAGCTGCTGGTTGTCACGTCCGGCACGGGCCTTGCCAGCGGCGCTCCCGGGCACCTGCGCCTCGAGAGCGACCCGCCTGCTGAGAACTCGCACGTTCCCCGCCGTCCCGAGCAGAAGGCCAAAGCCTTCGTCGACAAGGGGCTTCGTGTCGCGGTTGTGCGCCTGCCGCAGGTACACGACACGCACAAGCAGGGGCTCGTTCCGCTGCTGACGCAGTTGGCCCGGGAGAAGGGTGAGTCGGCGTACATCGGGGATGGCTCGGCGCGCTGGGCTGCCGCTCCGCTCCCGGCGGTGGCAGAGCTTTATCGCCGTGTCGTCGAGCAGAACGGCGACGGCTATACCGTGTACCACGCGGTGCAGGAAGAAGGCGTTTCGATGAAGGAAGTGGCGGAGACGCTTGGCAAGGGACTGAACGTCCCGGTTGTCTCGATCACGCCCGAGCAGGCTCCCGCGCACTTTGGCTGGTTCGCTGGCTTCGCGGGTCTGGACATGCCGGCCTCCAGCGAGTGGACGCAAAAGACGCTGGGCTGGAACCCCGTAGGCCCTGGCCTTATCGAAGACCTGACCAACATGAAGTACTAG
- a CDS encoding HigA family addiction module antitoxin, which translates to MPLNKRTHPGALLKHDVFEPLKMSVTEAADRLGISRVTLSRVLNERAALSADLACRLELAGVGKARFWLDMQVAYDLHIAEKLKPRSVKKIALPVERSGKAA; encoded by the coding sequence ATGCCGCTGAACAAAAGAACTCATCCAGGCGCACTGCTGAAGCATGACGTCTTCGAACCGCTGAAGATGAGCGTGACAGAGGCTGCTGATCGCCTCGGTATATCGCGGGTCACGTTGTCCCGCGTGCTGAATGAAAGAGCTGCTCTCAGCGCAGATCTGGCCTGCCGCCTGGAACTCGCAGGAGTAGGCAAGGCCCGCTTCTGGCTCGACATGCAGGTGGCTTACGACCTGCATATCGCAGAGAAGCTGAAGCCGCGCAGCGTTAAAAAGATCGCTCTTCCCGTGGAGAGATCAGGAAAAGCGGCGTAA
- a CDS encoding type II toxin-antitoxin system RelE/ParE family toxin, whose product MIVSFRHKGLEEFYRTGSKRGIQSAHAGKLARLLDALDNAREPDDIRFPGFGLHALKGDLSGHWSLWVNGNWRVTFALSA is encoded by the coding sequence GTGATCGTCAGCTTCCGGCACAAGGGACTTGAAGAGTTTTACCGGACAGGATCGAAGCGCGGCATACAGTCTGCTCACGCTGGGAAGCTCGCGCGCCTGCTCGATGCTCTTGATAACGCCCGGGAGCCCGACGACATCCGCTTTCCGGGCTTCGGCCTGCACGCGCTCAAGGGTGATCTGTCCGGCCACTGGTCTCTTTGGGTGAACGGAAACTGGAGAGTGACGTTCGCTTTGTCGGCGTAA
- a CDS encoding acetylxylan esterase, whose amino-acid sequence MRWLAPFCSLLVLASSLPAQTTDNTMRDAIRQAYDIPAQLPPLESHLWSSAEAMPGVSVDRVTYNTADGMVVPALIFRPTRPHKGKLPGMVVVNGHGQDKYGWYSFYSGLMFAKAGAVVVTYDTIGEGERNAGRKSLSSPSPHDAGAPDGIPFDAWGRRVAGLMQVDFDQALRYLASRPDVDTKRLGAVGFSMGAYITGIAGAELQDYSPKHPDAPHFHALLLSGGGTYDDNTGYFDVNKNPCQGPPYRALKPLMMRDGKPERGYDIFYLNAKRGPTLVMNGLGDHVMDIPHHDADWFAAMRARVVATPGLKPENIFTSITYPATVDHRPSWVTVEGVEWLNKQLHFANWKTDAEIQAQGTTHISEWVIANHAQISKNYLVESREGGLHAVGQGFPALTREQMTVLPDAEWEKMQSKLTYAAWREKVAAEMLAAAK is encoded by the coding sequence ATGCGTTGGCTTGCCCCCTTTTGCTCGCTCCTCGTCCTTGCCTCTTCGCTGCCAGCCCAGACCACCGACAACACGATGCGCGACGCGATCCGGCAGGCGTATGACATTCCGGCGCAACTGCCGCCCCTCGAAAGCCACTTATGGTCGAGCGCGGAGGCCATGCCCGGCGTCTCCGTCGACCGCGTGACCTACAACACAGCCGACGGCATGGTGGTGCCAGCCCTGATCTTCCGCCCGACCAGGCCGCACAAGGGCAAACTGCCGGGAATGGTCGTCGTAAACGGACATGGGCAGGACAAGTACGGCTGGTACTCGTTTTACTCGGGGCTGATGTTCGCCAAGGCCGGTGCAGTCGTCGTGACTTACGACACGATCGGCGAAGGCGAACGCAATGCCGGGCGCAAATCGCTCTCTTCTCCGTCGCCGCATGACGCAGGAGCCCCCGACGGCATTCCCTTCGACGCCTGGGGGCGCCGGGTCGCGGGGCTGATGCAGGTGGACTTCGACCAGGCGTTACGCTACCTGGCCTCGCGGCCGGACGTGGACACCAAGCGGCTGGGTGCCGTGGGCTTCAGCATGGGCGCGTACATCACCGGCATCGCCGGGGCAGAGCTGCAGGACTACTCTCCAAAGCATCCTGACGCACCCCACTTCCACGCTCTGCTGCTCTCTGGGGGCGGAACGTACGACGACAATACCGGCTACTTCGACGTGAACAAGAACCCCTGCCAGGGGCCGCCGTATCGCGCCCTGAAGCCGCTGATGATGCGTGATGGCAAGCCCGAACGCGGCTACGACATCTTCTACCTGAACGCGAAGCGCGGACCAACGCTCGTGATGAACGGGCTCGGCGACCACGTGATGGATATTCCCCACCACGACGCCGACTGGTTTGCCGCCATGCGGGCCCGCGTAGTGGCGACGCCCGGGCTGAAGCCGGAGAACATCTTTACCAGCATCACCTACCCGGCAACCGTGGACCATCGGCCCTCCTGGGTGACAGTGGAAGGCGTGGAGTGGCTGAACAAGCAACTGCACTTCGCCAACTGGAAAACAGACGCGGAGATTCAGGCGCAGGGCACGACGCACATTAGCGAATGGGTGATCGCCAACCACGCGCAGATCAGCAAGAACTACCTTGTCGAAAGCCGCGAAGGCGGTCTGCACGCGGTCGGTCAGGGCTTCCCTGCGCTAACGCGCGAGCAGATGACCGTGCTGCCGGATGCGGAGTGGGAGAAGATGCAGTCGAAGCTGACGTACGCCGCCTGGCGCGAGAAGGTCGCTGCCGAGATGCTGGCTGCGGCAAAGTAA
- a CDS encoding sodium:solute symporter family protein, with protein sequence MNLYAIVLGIIVITLLGVSLARLGKVKTKADYLVAGRSLPAFVLVFTLLSSWIGSGSLLGGAENAYRHGFAALWQASGGWIGLLLIYFIAPRARKFAQFTIPDLLESRYNQTARLLGVIAVLFTYTAITSYQFIGGGDIIHLIFPGVSSTNGAYILAGFVIVFTAIAGMGSVAYMDVVIGMLATVTLIVALPVLIHLAGGWSAVHAALPATHFQLFGDIRPINAAELFLPTCLLMLGNQSMYQKFFSAKTERDATVAVGGWMVGTIILETVIVGVAVVGSALFRTGEVADHPREILAYTATHAFGGSHLLNILGALLVGAIFAKVVSTANNYLFSPATNLVNDVFVRYIRPEAGNSEILMVSRVMVVALGCWALVQALHIKSVLAMSLYAYTIYSAALTPVILAAFFWRRATAAGAVSSIAAGTIVTVGWKYLTPHLPPVLAQRDAILPALILSVVGLVVVSFLTAAPSEAKLRPFEG encoded by the coding sequence ATGAACCTTTACGCGATCGTCCTCGGCATCATCGTTATCACGCTTCTCGGCGTCTCGCTCGCCCGCCTCGGCAAGGTGAAAACCAAGGCTGATTACCTTGTCGCGGGCCGCTCGCTCCCGGCCTTTGTGCTGGTCTTCACGCTGCTTTCGAGCTGGATCGGCTCCGGCTCGCTGCTCGGTGGGGCAGAGAACGCCTATCGCCACGGATTCGCCGCGCTCTGGCAGGCATCTGGTGGCTGGATCGGGCTGCTGCTCATCTACTTCATCGCTCCACGCGCGCGAAAGTTTGCGCAATTCACGATCCCCGACCTGCTGGAGTCGCGCTACAACCAGACCGCGCGTTTGCTTGGCGTGATTGCCGTGCTGTTCACCTACACGGCCATCACCAGCTACCAGTTCATCGGCGGCGGCGACATCATCCACCTCATCTTCCCGGGCGTTTCGTCGACGAACGGAGCGTACATTCTCGCGGGCTTCGTCATCGTCTTCACGGCCATCGCGGGAATGGGTTCAGTGGCTTACATGGATGTCGTCATCGGAATGCTTGCAACTGTCACGCTCATCGTGGCGCTGCCGGTGCTCATCCATCTTGCTGGAGGCTGGTCTGCCGTCCACGCTGCGCTTCCCGCCACGCACTTCCAGCTCTTCGGCGACATCCGGCCCATCAACGCGGCTGAACTGTTCCTGCCTACCTGCCTGCTTATGCTCGGCAACCAGTCGATGTACCAGAAGTTCTTTTCGGCCAAAACGGAGCGAGACGCCACCGTCGCCGTCGGTGGCTGGATGGTCGGCACTATCATTCTGGAAACAGTGATCGTAGGCGTCGCGGTCGTTGGCTCCGCGCTCTTCCGCACTGGGGAAGTCGCCGACCATCCGCGCGAGATCCTCGCGTACACCGCGACTCACGCCTTCGGCGGCTCGCATCTGCTCAACATCCTCGGCGCGCTCCTGGTCGGAGCCATCTTTGCGAAGGTCGTCTCCACGGCGAACAATTACCTCTTCTCGCCCGCGACCAACCTCGTCAACGATGTCTTCGTCCGCTACATTCGCCCCGAAGCGGGCAACAGCGAAATCCTGATGGTGTCTCGCGTCATGGTCGTTGCGCTCGGTTGCTGGGCTCTGGTGCAGGCTCTGCACATCAAGAGTGTGCTGGCGATGAGCCTCTACGCGTACACGATTTACTCGGCGGCACTCACGCCGGTTATCCTGGCGGCGTTCTTCTGGCGCCGCGCGACGGCAGCCGGCGCAGTCTCGTCGATCGCTGCAGGAACGATTGTGACGGTAGGTTGGAAGTACCTCACACCGCATCTTCCGCCGGTGCTCGCTCAGCGCGACGCCATCCTGCCTGCGTTGATCCTCTCGGTTGTTGGCCTCGTTGTTGTGAGCTTCCTGACAGCTGCTCCGAGTGAGGCGAAGCTTCGTCCTTTCGAGGGGTAG
- a CDS encoding DUF1440 domain-containing protein yields MSQNRVLWKGLVAGLVAGLVATAAKTAAEKFYPPRVHGEPEPPEALAEKLAGHSLEEAPRAFAAESIHWGFGAAAGAAYGALAEYFPAATSKEGATFGLTLMSLTHEGALPALGLAAEPEEQGLREHTSEAATHVLYGVVAEKTRAFVRRLLD; encoded by the coding sequence ATGTCTCAGAATCGTGTGCTTTGGAAAGGTCTGGTCGCTGGCCTTGTCGCCGGTCTTGTTGCGACGGCGGCGAAAACTGCAGCGGAGAAGTTCTATCCTCCCCGTGTTCACGGCGAGCCGGAGCCCCCGGAGGCGCTGGCAGAGAAGCTTGCCGGGCACAGCCTTGAGGAAGCTCCGCGAGCGTTTGCTGCGGAGAGCATTCACTGGGGCTTCGGTGCTGCTGCCGGAGCGGCCTATGGTGCGCTTGCCGAGTACTTTCCTGCTGCAACCAGTAAGGAAGGCGCGACCTTCGGCTTAACGCTGATGTCGCTGACCCACGAGGGTGCGTTACCCGCTCTGGGGCTTGCGGCGGAACCCGAAGAGCAGGGTCTTCGCGAACATACTTCGGAGGCTGCGACGCACGTTCTCTACGGCGTGGTTGCAGAGAAAACGCGAGCGTTTGTTCGTCGCCTGCTCGACTAA
- the ahcY gene encoding adenosylhomocysteinase, translating into MPTAAPEQTLAYKVADISLAEWGRKELTIAEYEMPGLMSIRRKYAPSQPLKGVRITGSLHMTIQTGVLIETLVALGATVRWASCNIFSTQDHAAAAIAAAGVPVFAWKGETLEEYWWCTDQALRHEGGLGPQLVVDDGGDVTLLIHKGYELEGGEKEWVDAEAHSTEEAVIKKLLKAVHAEDAQRWHNTVKEWRGVSEETTTGVHRLYKMMEEGKLLIPAINVNDSVTKSKFDNLYGCRESLVDGIKRATDVMVAGKVAVVCGYGDVGKGSAASLRGLGARVIVTEIDPINALQAAMEGYEVTTIEDTLGRGDIYVTCTGNLDIITLEHMRKMKDQAIVCNIGHFDNEIQMAELEGSDAVRLNIKPQVDQYTFPGGPSIFILAEGRLVNLGCATGHPSFVMSNSFANQTLAQLDLWANKDTYKVGVYVLPKKLDEEVARLHLEKIGVKLSTLTTKQAEYLGVSKDGPYKADHYRY; encoded by the coding sequence ATGCCTACCGCCGCACCCGAGCAGACGCTCGCCTATAAAGTCGCCGACATCTCCCTCGCTGAATGGGGCCGCAAAGAACTGACGATCGCCGAGTACGAAATGCCCGGCCTCATGTCGATCCGCCGCAAGTATGCGCCGTCGCAGCCGCTCAAGGGCGTTCGCATCACCGGTTCGCTCCACATGACGATCCAGACCGGCGTACTCATCGAGACGCTCGTCGCGCTTGGCGCTACGGTCCGCTGGGCTTCGTGCAACATCTTCTCGACGCAGGACCACGCCGCCGCCGCAATCGCCGCTGCTGGCGTCCCGGTCTTCGCCTGGAAGGGCGAGACCCTCGAAGAGTACTGGTGGTGCACCGATCAGGCTCTCCGCCACGAAGGCGGCCTCGGCCCGCAGCTCGTCGTCGATGACGGCGGCGACGTCACCCTCCTCATCCATAAGGGCTACGAGCTCGAAGGTGGCGAGAAGGAGTGGGTCGACGCAGAAGCTCACTCCACCGAAGAGGCTGTCATCAAGAAGCTCCTCAAGGCTGTGCACGCAGAAGACGCGCAGCGCTGGCACAACACCGTGAAGGAATGGCGCGGCGTCTCGGAAGAGACCACCACCGGCGTCCACCGCCTCTACAAGATGATGGAAGAAGGCAAGCTCCTCATCCCCGCCATCAACGTCAACGACTCGGTCACGAAGTCGAAGTTCGACAACCTCTACGGCTGCCGTGAGTCGCTGGTCGACGGCATCAAGCGCGCGACCGACGTCATGGTCGCGGGCAAGGTCGCTGTCGTCTGCGGTTACGGCGATGTGGGCAAGGGCTCGGCAGCGTCGCTGCGTGGCCTCGGCGCTCGCGTCATCGTCACGGAGATCGACCCGATCAACGCTCTGCAGGCCGCAATGGAAGGCTACGAAGTCACCACGATCGAGGACACCCTCGGCCGCGGCGACATCTACGTCACCTGCACCGGCAACCTCGACATCATCACGCTTGAGCACATGCGCAAGATGAAGGACCAGGCCATCGTTTGCAACATCGGTCACTTCGACAACGAGATCCAGATGGCCGAGCTCGAAGGCTCTGACGCCGTGCGCTTGAATATCAAGCCGCAGGTCGATCAGTACACCTTCCCCGGCGGCCCCTCGATCTTCATCCTCGCGGAAGGCCGTCTTGTGAACCTCGGTTGCGCTACCGGCCACCCCTCGTTCGTCATGTCGAACAGCTTTGCGAACCAGACCCTCGCGCAGCTCGACCTCTGGGCCAACAAGGACACGTACAAGGTCGGCGTCTACGTTCTGCCGAAGAAGCTGGATGAAGAAGTCGCTCGCCTGCACCTCGAGAAGATCGGCGTGAAGCTCTCGACGCTCACCACCAAGCAGGCCGAGTACCTCGGCGTCTCCAAGGACGGCCCGTACAAGGCTGACCACTACCGCTACTAG
- a CDS encoding DUF4397 domain-containing protein has product MPAIFALTSRNRALRAAFAAVAALGLAGCQSIQSTSPSSAGVRFVAASSDAPGLDFLLNKTVQTYNLGYNSYTPNYLYVSPGTYTVAAAQYGYDTTALASANLTVKTSGRYTVIAGNPSATLALTALTDLSGPAPSGSVSIRLVDMSASAGALDIYMVSSSGTLLTTNALYTNLTLGSNTGYINVPAGTYQLEILPNGTVPISTTITSYTGSQTVLTAGAVRTIIIDDNTLVTTPPLQVITLNDYD; this is encoded by the coding sequence ATGCCGGCTATTTTTGCGCTGACATCCCGAAATCGTGCGCTCCGCGCAGCCTTTGCAGCCGTCGCGGCGCTGGGGCTGGCCGGATGCCAGAGCATTCAAAGCACCTCTCCGAGCTCTGCTGGTGTGCGCTTCGTGGCTGCGTCCTCTGACGCGCCTGGCCTGGACTTCCTGCTGAACAAGACGGTACAGACCTACAACCTCGGCTATAACTCCTACACGCCGAACTACCTGTATGTTTCGCCGGGCACCTACACCGTAGCCGCAGCGCAGTATGGCTACGACACAACGGCTCTGGCTTCGGCCAACCTGACGGTCAAGACCAGCGGTCGCTATACGGTGATCGCCGGCAACCCCTCGGCGACCCTCGCCCTGACGGCGTTGACCGACCTGAGCGGTCCGGCACCGAGCGGTTCGGTCAGCATTCGACTGGTCGACATGTCGGCTTCCGCAGGAGCCCTGGACATCTACATGGTGTCCTCCAGCGGCACACTGCTGACTACGAACGCGCTCTACACCAACCTGACGCTTGGCTCGAACACCGGCTACATCAACGTTCCTGCGGGAACGTACCAGCTGGAGATTCTGCCCAACGGAACGGTGCCGATCTCGACCACCATCACCAGCTACACTGGCTCGCAGACCGTGCTTACGGCCGGTGCGGTGCGCACCATCATCATCGATGACAACACGCTGGTGACGACGCCTCCGCTGCAGGTGATTACGTTGAACGATTACGACTAG
- a CDS encoding helix-hairpin-helix domain-containing protein, which produces MCTLLMAIALTAPLLGSSMPQQTSPGSEKLDLNSASIQQLVMLPGMGHEYARRVIAGRPYTAKNQLVTRGILPADEYGRISALVIAHRPKPAVEK; this is translated from the coding sequence ATGTGTACGCTGCTGATGGCGATTGCGCTGACAGCCCCTTTGCTGGGCTCCAGCATGCCCCAGCAGACAAGCCCCGGCAGCGAAAAGCTGGACCTTAACTCCGCTTCGATCCAACAACTCGTGATGCTGCCCGGCATGGGTCACGAGTACGCTCGGCGAGTGATCGCCGGGCGACCTTATACCGCCAAGAATCAGCTGGTTACCCGTGGAATTCTGCCCGCCGACGAGTATGGGCGGATCTCTGCGCTGGTGATTGCCCACAGGCCAAAGCCTGCTGTGGAAAAATAA
- a CDS encoding ABC transporter ATP-binding protein, which translates to MSTPSPIIEAKNISKTYRSGKLEVPALKDASFSIERGEFVAIVGPSGSGKSTLFYILGGLTSPTSGSLRIQGQDISQLSDGERTKLRRAHIGFIFQRFNLLPTISSYDNIELAHTIADTGKPFDKDLLNHLSGMLGLTDRLKHRPNELSGGQQQRVAIARALITRPAIVLADEPTGNLDTENSAAVLAMLRESSREMKQTVLMITHNPEAAQIADRIITMRDGFVTGIEKARGSL; encoded by the coding sequence ATGAGCACTCCTTCTCCGATCATCGAAGCCAAAAACATCAGCAAGACATACCGTTCCGGCAAGCTGGAAGTTCCAGCTCTGAAGGACGCGAGCTTTTCCATCGAGCGTGGAGAGTTTGTAGCGATTGTGGGGCCGTCAGGCTCTGGTAAATCGACGCTCTTCTACATTCTGGGCGGATTGACCTCGCCCACGAGCGGCTCGCTGCGGATTCAAGGGCAGGACATCTCCCAGCTCAGCGACGGCGAACGCACCAAGCTTCGCCGCGCGCATATTGGCTTTATCTTCCAGCGCTTCAACCTGCTGCCGACGATTTCGTCCTACGACAACATCGAGCTGGCACACACCATCGCCGACACCGGCAAGCCGTTCGACAAGGACCTGCTCAACCACCTTTCGGGAATGCTGGGGCTGACCGACCGCTTGAAGCATCGTCCGAACGAGCTCTCCGGCGGTCAGCAGCAGCGTGTCGCGATCGCTCGCGCACTCATCACGCGCCCTGCCATCGTGCTGGCCGATGAACCTACCGGCAACCTGGACACGGAGAACTCCGCTGCCGTGCTGGCCATGCTGCGCGAGAGCAGTCGCGAGATGAAGCAGACCGTGCTGATGATTACGCACAACCCCGAAGCCGCGCAGATCGCCGACCGCATCATCACGATGCGCGACGGCTTCGTGACCGGAATCGAAAAGGCACGCGGCAGCCTGTAA
- the acpS gene encoding holo-ACP synthase, with translation MVVGVGTDMIEIERIERSLARFGENFLHRVYTPGEIAYCQRKVKTSGESYAARFAAKEAGAKALGTGISRGVNWREFEVTRLPGQRPELVLHGRAREIADRLGIRRLSLSLSHSRTEAIAIVVAED, from the coding sequence ATGGTCGTAGGAGTTGGCACGGACATGATCGAAATTGAACGCATCGAGCGTTCTCTTGCCCGTTTTGGCGAAAACTTCCTTCACCGCGTCTACACTCCGGGCGAAATCGCCTACTGCCAGCGCAAGGTGAAGACCTCCGGGGAAAGCTACGCGGCGCGTTTTGCAGCGAAGGAGGCCGGCGCCAAGGCCCTCGGCACAGGCATCAGCCGAGGAGTGAACTGGCGAGAGTTTGAGGTGACCCGCCTGCCGGGTCAGCGTCCTGAACTCGTTCTGCACGGGCGGGCGCGAGAAATCGCTGACCGCCTCGGTATCCGCCGTCTCTCGCTGAGCCTCTCGCACTCCCGTACTGAGGCGATCGCCATCGTCGTGGCCGAGGATTAG
- a CDS encoding MlaD family protein, whose protein sequence is MPSQQEVKWSQLKVGLLVMGSVVLLCILLFLMSSASGMSVFSHKIHVDSYFSSSNGLKKGGEVQLEGVTIGEVRSVIISTDPAHKLAPVHVQMKLSPRYSESLRVDTIASLTKVGLVGDTVVNLDSTHAVGPGLQSGMTLRSQDTDDISAVMSESKTTLQTLNGTLGKLNAIVDGIQNGEGTAGQLLKNREMFDNLNATTRDLHTLVANLNSGHGSAGKLLHDNDLYNHLDSTAAKLDTIASGLQQGKGSAGKLLTDDSLYNNLNESLTHLNSMLADADHGKGALGLLTKDPAFARKLDHTVTGLDDLLSGVNSGKGTLGKLATDDAAYKHLDGLLQNSTDLVTAIRQDPKKYLTIHMKIF, encoded by the coding sequence ATGCCCAGCCAGCAGGAAGTAAAGTGGTCGCAGCTCAAGGTCGGATTACTCGTCATGGGATCCGTCGTCTTGCTCTGCATTCTGCTCTTCCTTATGAGCAGCGCCTCCGGCATGAGCGTCTTCTCGCACAAGATCCACGTGGACTCTTACTTCTCCAGCTCCAACGGGCTGAAGAAGGGCGGGGAAGTCCAGCTCGAAGGCGTGACCATCGGTGAGGTCAGGTCGGTCATCATCTCTACCGACCCGGCGCACAAACTCGCGCCCGTCCACGTTCAGATGAAGCTGAGCCCGCGCTACAGCGAAAGCCTGCGTGTGGACACGATCGCTTCGCTCACCAAGGTCGGCCTCGTCGGCGACACCGTGGTGAACCTCGACAGCACCCACGCCGTCGGCCCTGGGCTACAGAGTGGAATGACGCTGCGTTCGCAGGACACCGACGACATCTCGGCGGTTATGTCAGAGTCGAAAACTACGCTGCAGACGTTGAACGGGACGCTGGGCAAGCTGAACGCCATCGTCGATGGCATCCAGAACGGCGAGGGCACTGCGGGGCAGCTTCTCAAGAACCGCGAGATGTTCGACAATCTGAACGCCACCACGCGCGATCTGCACACGCTGGTCGCGAACCTGAACTCGGGGCACGGCTCCGCAGGCAAACTGCTCCACGATAACGATCTCTACAATCATCTCGACTCGACCGCCGCAAAGCTCGACACCATTGCGAGCGGCCTGCAGCAGGGCAAGGGCTCTGCGGGCAAGCTGCTGACGGATGACTCGCTCTACAACAACCTGAACGAGTCGCTCACGCACCTGAACTCGATGCTCGCGGACGCTGACCACGGCAAGGGTGCACTTGGTCTGCTGACGAAGGACCCGGCGTTTGCCCGCAAGCTGGACCACACGGTCACTGGCCTCGACGACCTATTGAGTGGCGTGAACAGTGGTAAGGGAACACTCGGCAAGCTGGCTACGGATGATGCAGCCTACAAGCACCTCGACGGCTTGCTGCAAAACTCCACCGACCTCGTGACCGCGATTCGTCAGGACCCGAAGAAGTATCTGACGATCCACATGAAGATCTTCTAG